The following proteins come from a genomic window of Aequorivita marisscotiae:
- a CDS encoding Omp28-related outer membrane protein encodes MFKKLLLFLVFTMFAFVTYGQTIVSTSPENKNVILEEFTGIKCVFCPDGHRIAQGLKADHPDDVFLINIHAGGFAVPSSGQPDFRTPDGEAIRAHFGVNSYPSGMINRHIFSGNSPVLGRSAWPSRANIIMGENSYVNVGVEATIDVQTRELTVHVEGYYTGNSPESTNFLTVALLQNNTKGPQTGGGQGNNYNHMHRLVDIITPTWGDPINTTTASTFIDKTFTYTIPAMYNNVPAVVDDMEVAAFISETQSEIISGHGARATFTGITTANDVGIVSIEEIDATCESNVAPKVTIKNQGQNTVTSLAITYEVNGDSHTYNWSGNLPALWDETILLPEVPFTLQATNTVEVTIPSDDDNSNNTLSTSFDEAPAGTGTIDIRIITDAYGYECRWNLKNSNGDIIESGGPYSNNTTTEIRVNIPADCYTFTLIDTAGDGGTRATLKDHEGTILYNAVGNWGAEKAGQFTSNGVLNVNQNQLDNLSLYPNPASTVLNLKNAENANIQVFDVLGKLILSQDNIAIDAQINVANLANGTYFMKISKDNAVATKRFLISK; translated from the coding sequence AGGATTAAAAGCAGATCATCCAGACGATGTTTTCCTAATTAATATACACGCAGGCGGTTTTGCAGTTCCCAGTAGCGGTCAACCAGATTTTCGCACCCCAGACGGAGAGGCTATAAGAGCTCATTTTGGAGTTAATAGCTATCCTTCAGGAATGATTAACAGACACATCTTTAGCGGTAACAGTCCTGTTTTAGGCAGAAGTGCTTGGCCAAGTCGTGCAAATATCATCATGGGCGAAAACTCTTATGTAAATGTAGGTGTTGAAGCTACCATTGATGTTCAAACAAGAGAACTTACTGTACATGTAGAAGGCTACTATACTGGCAATAGCCCAGAAAGTACTAACTTTCTAACAGTTGCCTTACTTCAAAATAACACCAAGGGCCCACAAACTGGAGGTGGTCAAGGAAATAATTATAATCATATGCACCGTTTGGTAGATATTATTACTCCAACTTGGGGAGATCCTATAAACACTACAACTGCGAGCACATTTATAGACAAAACATTTACTTATACCATTCCTGCTATGTACAACAACGTACCGGCAGTGGTAGATGATATGGAAGTTGCTGCTTTTATTTCTGAAACCCAAAGTGAAATTATCAGCGGCCACGGGGCTCGCGCAACTTTTACGGGTATTACAACTGCCAATGATGTAGGTATTGTTTCAATTGAAGAAATAGATGCAACTTGCGAAAGCAATGTAGCTCCAAAGGTTACCATCAAAAACCAAGGACAAAATACGGTAACGTCGTTAGCTATTACCTATGAAGTTAATGGCGACTCCCACACTTATAACTGGAGTGGTAATTTACCTGCACTATGGGATGAAACTATTTTATTACCAGAAGTACCTTTCACCCTACAGGCTACAAATACTGTAGAAGTAACAATTCCAAGTGATGATGACAACTCAAATAATACATTGTCAACATCTTTTGATGAAGCACCAGCAGGTACCGGTACTATAGATATTAGAATTATTACAGACGCGTATGGTTATGAGTGCAGATGGAATTTGAAAAATTCTAATGGAGACATCATTGAAAGTGGCGGACCATACTCAAATAATACAACTACAGAGATACGTGTAAATATTCCAGCAGATTGCTATACATTTACACTTATAGACACTGCCGGAGATGGCGGTACGAGAGCTACCTTAAAAGACCATGAAGGAACCATTTTATACAATGCGGTAGGAAACTGGGGTGCCGAAAAAGCAGGTCAGTTTACAAGTAATGGTGTATTAAATGTAAATCAAAATCAATTAGACAACCTGAGCTTGTATCCAAACCCAGCGAGTACTGTTCTAAACCTTAAAAATGCTGAAAATGCAAACATTCAAGTGTTCGACGTACTCGGAAAATTGATTCTTTCACAGGACAACATTGCGATAGACGCACAAATAAATGTTGCTAATCTCGCCAATGGCACCTACTTTATGAAAATTTCAAAAGACAATGCTGTTGCAACAAAAAGATTTTTGATTTCTAAATAA